The proteins below are encoded in one region of Tsuneonella sp. CC-YZS046:
- a CDS encoding D-alanine--D-alanine ligase family protein, producing MARQNIAIVTGGDTLEAASSAASARNVHEHLDPARFNRFLISVENWKWRLVQADGMDAAQLADARIDLADFTLAVGADRIRFDAAFIAIHGAPAETGHLQAYFELVGLPYTGSGILASALAMDKQSCKHFLAHALGIPTPVHRYVTDGEEAFDPAAPGIAFPCIVKPNSYGSGMGVALVADRQALERAVKRIHALGQDILIEQFICGREFTVGALMLDGKIEILPIAEVFRPDHSAALHEVGEVVFTDRQSAELGLDPDLPDGCKERLCDLTARIGRAMNCRSFYRVDYMLDRDGGVYFLELNTIPGMTPRSVFTRQMERAGIGQADIYNRIVQDMLARSVAGG from the coding sequence ATGGCAAGGCAAAACATTGCGATAGTCACCGGGGGAGACACGCTCGAGGCCGCGAGTTCGGCGGCGAGCGCGCGCAATGTTCATGAGCATCTCGATCCCGCGCGGTTCAACCGCTTCCTGATCTCGGTCGAGAACTGGAAATGGCGGCTTGTGCAGGCGGATGGGATGGATGCCGCCCAACTCGCCGATGCGAGGATCGATCTCGCCGACTTCACGCTTGCCGTGGGAGCGGATCGAATTCGGTTCGACGCGGCATTCATCGCGATCCACGGGGCGCCCGCCGAGACAGGGCATCTGCAGGCTTATTTCGAGCTGGTCGGGCTGCCCTATACCGGGTCGGGCATCCTCGCCTCCGCGCTCGCGATGGACAAGCAATCCTGCAAGCATTTCCTCGCCCATGCGTTGGGCATCCCGACCCCTGTGCATCGCTATGTCACAGATGGCGAAGAGGCATTCGATCCGGCCGCGCCGGGCATCGCCTTCCCCTGCATCGTCAAGCCGAACTCCTATGGGTCCGGCATGGGGGTCGCGCTGGTGGCGGATCGGCAGGCGCTTGAGAGAGCTGTGAAACGCATCCACGCGCTGGGTCAGGACATATTGATCGAGCAATTCATCTGCGGGCGGGAATTTACCGTCGGCGCGCTGATGCTGGACGGAAAGATCGAGATACTGCCGATTGCCGAAGTGTTTCGCCCCGATCATTCGGCCGCGCTGCACGAGGTGGGAGAGGTGGTCTTTACCGACAGGCAGTCCGCCGAACTGGGGCTGGACCCCGATCTGCCGGATGGCTGCAAGGAGCGGCTTTGCGATTTGACCGCAAGGATCGGGCGGGCCATGAATTGCCGGAGCTTCTACCGCGTGGATTATATGCTGGACCGGGATGGTGGCGTCTATTTTCTCGAATTGAACACGATCCCCGGAATGACGCCGAGAAGCGTGTTCACCCGGCAGATGGAACGCGCCGGCATCGGGCAGGCGGATATTTACAACCGGATCGTTCAGGACATGCTGGCGCGATCAGTCGCCGGCGGGTGA
- a CDS encoding rod shape-determining protein: MSFMSFLSVGSADLAIDLGTANTVVYLRGHGIVLAEPSVVTMETVDGRRRVRAVGDDAKLMMGKTPVNVQTIRPLRNGVIADLDVAEQMIKHFIRKAHANLGGRLRGNPEIVLCVPSGSTQVERRAIREVASNAGARKVWLIAEPMAAAIGADMPVTQPVGSMVVDIGGGSTEVGIISVGGLSMSMSARVGGDRMDEAITSYVRRYHDLLIGEATAERIKKEFGRALPEEGSAATPILIKGRHIIRGVPTEITITQAELCEALSEPITLILEAVRKALEITAPEIAADIIDGGIIMTGGGALLSQIDVLLSRETGLPVSIAEDPLNCVALGAGRALEDAGYRGVLHVM; encoded by the coding sequence ATGTCATTCATGAGCTTCCTCTCGGTCGGCTCCGCCGACCTTGCCATCGATTTGGGCACGGCGAACACAGTCGTCTATCTGCGGGGGCATGGCATAGTGCTGGCGGAGCCGTCGGTGGTGACGATGGAAACGGTCGACGGCAGGCGCCGGGTTCGCGCGGTGGGGGATGACGCCAAGCTGATGATGGGCAAGACGCCGGTCAATGTGCAGACGATCCGCCCGCTGAGAAACGGCGTGATCGCCGATCTCGATGTCGCCGAACAGATGATAAAGCACTTCATCCGCAAGGCTCATGCCAATCTGGGCGGGCGGCTGCGGGGCAATCCCGAAATCGTCCTGTGCGTGCCTTCGGGTTCCACGCAGGTGGAGCGGCGCGCGATCCGCGAAGTCGCCTCCAATGCGGGCGCGCGCAAGGTCTGGCTGATCGCGGAGCCGATGGCGGCGGCGATCGGGGCGGACATGCCGGTGACGCAGCCGGTCGGCTCGATGGTGGTCGATATCGGCGGCGGCTCCACCGAGGTCGGCATCATATCGGTCGGCGGACTCAGCATGAGCATGTCGGCCAGGGTAGGGGGCGACCGGATGGACGAGGCGATAACCTCCTACGTCCGCCGGTATCACGACCTGCTGATCGGAGAGGCGACGGCGGAGAGGATCAAGAAGGAATTCGGGCGGGCGCTGCCCGAGGAAGGAAGCGCGGCGACGCCGATCCTGATCAAGGGGCGTCACATCATTCGCGGCGTCCCCACCGAAATCACCATCACCCAGGCGGAGCTTTGCGAAGCGTTGAGCGAACCCATCACGCTGATTCTGGAAGCGGTCCGCAAGGCGCTGGAGATCACCGCGCCGGAAATCGCGGCCGACATCATCGATGGCGGAATAATCATGACGGGGGGCGGGGCGCTGCTGTCCCAGATCGACGTTCTGCTCTCGCGCGAGACGGGCCTGCCGGTCAGCATCGCGGAAGATCCGCTCAACTGCGTCGCGCTCGGCGCCGGGCGGGCGCTGGAGGATGCCGGCTATCGCGGCGTCCTGCATGTGATGTAA
- a CDS encoding ATP-binding protein, translated as MSWPLRWIDGLRGRIAAALLAALFVQFVGGEIIFKQLETDRMQRNRAERLAERLVMAEELIATNPDNATIALMHKLWRNRLTVTRTAAAPALLPSDPQDELEEIHARIAAALPGIATDSLRLVRIGNTLEGAMRARDGSWLHFRSEGHFKGNPMMLHYTASVLLLLGCVVLIALLFGRMIARPLHQIVEAAETVRRDEPVSVTVEGPREVRQVASAFEAMQARLLAHVRERVQSLAAMSHDLRTPLARLQLNASLVEDQETRAAIEQDVAEMGAFVTSILDYLRGDDPEPEQLADISSIILTVIDEARDLGANVTFSGPERMERVTRPLKLKRLIRNIVQNAVRHGGNARVKLEIEHQSIAIIVEDDGPGIPEDKWDAVFEPFVRIESSRNRQTGGAGLGLAIARQLAGRLGGSIGLGNLDSGGLRVAIRLPDEDRSPPGLVGG; from the coding sequence TTGAGCTGGCCTCTTCGCTGGATAGATGGGCTGCGTGGACGGATCGCCGCGGCGCTCCTTGCCGCGCTGTTCGTCCAGTTCGTGGGCGGCGAGATCATCTTCAAGCAGCTCGAAACCGATCGGATGCAGCGTAATCGGGCCGAACGATTGGCCGAGCGCCTCGTCATGGCCGAAGAACTGATCGCCACCAATCCCGATAATGCGACGATCGCATTGATGCACAAGCTGTGGCGAAACAGGTTGACCGTCACCAGAACGGCTGCGGCCCCCGCGCTGCTTCCTTCCGATCCGCAGGACGAACTGGAAGAAATCCACGCGCGTATCGCGGCCGCTCTGCCCGGCATTGCCACCGATTCCCTCCGGCTGGTCAGGATCGGCAATACGCTGGAAGGGGCGATGCGGGCCAGGGACGGAAGCTGGCTCCACTTCCGCTCGGAAGGGCATTTCAAGGGCAACCCGATGATGCTCCACTATACGGCCTCGGTGCTTCTGCTGCTGGGCTGCGTGGTGCTGATCGCGCTGCTGTTCGGCCGGATGATCGCCCGGCCGCTTCATCAGATCGTCGAAGCCGCGGAAACCGTCCGGCGGGACGAGCCGGTCTCGGTCACGGTAGAAGGGCCGCGCGAGGTCCGGCAAGTGGCGAGCGCCTTCGAGGCGATGCAGGCGCGCCTGCTCGCCCATGTCCGCGAACGCGTCCAGTCGCTGGCGGCCATGTCGCACGACCTGCGCACTCCGCTTGCCCGCCTTCAGCTGAACGCTTCGCTGGTGGAGGATCAGGAGACGCGGGCGGCGATCGAGCAGGATGTGGCGGAGATGGGCGCGTTCGTCACATCGATCCTCGACTATCTGCGCGGTGACGATCCCGAGCCCGAGCAGCTTGCCGACATATCGTCGATCATCCTCACCGTGATCGACGAGGCGCGCGATCTCGGAGCCAATGTCACCTTCAGCGGGCCGGAACGGATGGAGCGCGTCACCCGCCCCCTGAAGCTCAAGCGCCTGATTCGCAACATCGTTCAGAACGCGGTACGCCACGGAGGCAATGCCCGGGTGAAGCTGGAGATCGAGCATCAGAGCATCGCCATCATAGTCGAGGATGACGGGCCGGGCATCCCGGAAGACAAGTGGGATGCCGTATTCGAACCTTTCGTGCGGATCGAATCCTCAAGGAACAGGCAGACCGGCGGCGCCGGTCTCGGCCTTGCGATTGCAAGGCAGCTGGCGGGCCGTCTGGGCGGGTCGATCGGCCTGGGCAATCTCGACAGCGGCGGGCTTCGGGTCGCCATTCGACTGCCTGACGAGGATCGTTCCCCTCCCGGGCTTGTCGGCGGCTGA
- a CDS encoding response regulator transcription factor, with translation MQQSCNKSLDEVGPAGETRGPPLPSLLIVDDDPGMRTALIKILRANGYHCLTAVDGNAMWEVIGRNSFDLILLDVMMPGVSGFDLCRQLRFQDGNQVPIIIISARGEEADLVTGLELGADDYIAKPFSTRELLARIRAVLRRPPLVVDPAPRRSELLRFAGWTLDLRQRQLFAGSGARVELSGAEYDLLVALLEHPQVVIGRDNLLEMSRARLGNASDRTVDVHICRLRRKLGDEADRTLIRTVRGAGYIFTQPVERV, from the coding sequence ATGCAACAATCCTGCAATAAATCCCTGGATGAGGTCGGCCCGGCTGGCGAAACGAGAGGGCCGCCGCTGCCCTCGCTGCTGATCGTCGACGACGATCCCGGAATGCGAACGGCCCTGATCAAGATCCTGCGCGCGAATGGCTATCATTGTCTGACCGCCGTGGACGGCAACGCCATGTGGGAGGTCATCGGCAGAAACAGCTTCGATCTCATTCTGCTGGATGTGATGATGCCGGGCGTCAGCGGGTTCGACCTGTGCCGGCAATTGCGGTTTCAGGACGGCAATCAGGTGCCGATCATCATCATCAGCGCGCGGGGCGAGGAAGCCGACCTGGTGACGGGGCTGGAGCTTGGCGCCGACGATTACATCGCAAAGCCCTTCAGCACCCGCGAACTGCTGGCCCGCATCCGGGCTGTGCTTCGTCGCCCTCCCCTGGTGGTAGATCCCGCACCGCGCCGGTCGGAACTCCTGCGGTTTGCCGGCTGGACGCTTGACCTTCGGCAACGGCAGCTGTTCGCCGGTTCGGGGGCCCGTGTTGAGCTGTCGGGTGCGGAATATGATTTGCTGGTGGCGCTGCTCGAGCATCCGCAAGTGGTGATCGGTCGGGACAATCTGCTGGAAATGTCGCGCGCGCGCCTCGGCAATGCCTCCGACCGGACCGTGGATGTCCATATCTGCCGGCTGCGCCGCAAGCTCGGCGATGAGGCGGATCGCACCTTGATCCGGACGGTGCGGGGCGCCGGCTATATCTTCACCCAGCCGGTCGAACGGGTTTGA
- a CDS encoding TonB-dependent receptor, which translates to MIKETGRSKPEGLASSPSAMLALGCIGLMASTSPVLAQDRSEPEQRLGGVTVTDTAIDESYNRTETASDKSTAPLLNTPQTISVIPQEVIRDRAARTLADVLRNTPGISFDAGENGFATSTNNFTLRGFDSSGNVFIDNSRDSGSYARDIFNVESVEVVKGAAADNGRGSAAGYVNINTKKPTLDGFVSGDISFGFDQYDSKSRKRGTIDINQPIGGTAAVRLNAVVEDSGVPGRDLARNKFWGVAPSVAVGLGTSLRAILSWEHLERDDRPDWGVPGATIRKKSFDASAAYNPLTEGAPRDGFYGLASDFDDTTADSILGRLEYDLSSAVTISNQTRWSRIKRASRFTNPTGFTPATLSVPTGTVFYDRVNKSISNITNLSAKFDTGGISHNLALGVEFTSEKSNADRLGAAVPAPGSTSLFDPDPIRVGAAPFNATQTARVKVDTLSFYLYDTIEFSEQFQITGGIRGENYEVEIDSLTAAGLPTGAADSFKRDKFSFSGKVGLVFKPVEAGSFYASFGTSTLPPGSYLSNPDISRTGDNAFPGFVPDAKQVRSHNYEIGLKWDFFDGALSTTAALFRTEKRNVPVVGRLAGETADSLQGYHKQVVEGIELSATGQITPAWNIFGGMLIMDSKRKISQALDDARRAGASGSGDYGAFTSTNGDRLAFTPNFSATMWTSYELPFGLTVGAGVQHTGSRYLGRPDDALRIIPNGRYGKLPSFTVFNALLSYDVTENIDVRLNVDNIANKKYALSTNWNGSRATLGAPRTWLVSAGFRF; encoded by the coding sequence ATGATCAAGGAAACCGGAAGAAGCAAGCCCGAGGGACTTGCCAGTTCGCCCAGCGCCATGCTGGCGCTTGGCTGCATCGGCCTTATGGCCAGCACCTCGCCGGTGCTCGCTCAGGATCGGTCCGAGCCCGAACAACGGCTGGGGGGCGTGACCGTCACCGACACGGCCATCGACGAAAGCTATAACCGGACGGAAACCGCCTCCGACAAGAGCACGGCGCCGTTGCTCAACACGCCGCAGACGATCAGCGTCATTCCGCAGGAGGTTATCCGCGACCGCGCCGCGCGCACCCTGGCCGATGTGCTGCGCAATACGCCGGGCATCAGCTTCGATGCCGGCGAGAACGGCTTCGCCACCTCGACCAACAATTTCACGCTGCGCGGTTTCGATTCCAGCGGCAACGTGTTCATCGACAACAGCCGGGACTCCGGCAGCTATGCGCGCGACATCTTCAACGTCGAATCCGTGGAAGTGGTGAAAGGCGCCGCCGCCGACAATGGCCGGGGCAGCGCGGCTGGCTATGTCAACATCAACACCAAGAAGCCGACGCTCGACGGGTTCGTCTCGGGCGACATCAGCTTCGGCTTCGATCAGTATGACAGCAAGTCGCGCAAGCGCGGCACGATCGACATCAACCAGCCGATCGGCGGCACGGCCGCGGTCCGCCTCAACGCCGTGGTCGAAGACAGCGGCGTGCCCGGGCGCGACCTGGCCAGGAACAAGTTCTGGGGCGTAGCGCCGTCGGTCGCGGTCGGGCTGGGCACCAGCCTGCGGGCCATCCTCTCGTGGGAGCATCTGGAACGCGACGACCGGCCCGACTGGGGCGTGCCCGGCGCAACCATCCGCAAGAAGTCGTTCGATGCGTCCGCGGCCTACAATCCGCTGACCGAAGGGGCACCGCGCGACGGCTTCTATGGCCTTGCCAGCGATTTCGACGACACCACCGCGGACTCCATCCTGGGTAGGCTCGAATATGACCTGTCGAGCGCCGTGACGATCAGCAACCAGACCCGCTGGTCCCGGATCAAGCGGGCTTCGCGCTTCACCAATCCGACCGGCTTCACTCCCGCGACGCTCAGCGTTCCCACCGGCACGGTGTTCTATGATCGCGTCAACAAGAGCATCAGCAACATCACCAACCTCTCGGCGAAGTTCGACACCGGCGGTATTTCGCACAATCTTGCGCTCGGCGTCGAATTCACCAGCGAGAAGTCCAATGCCGATCGCCTCGGCGCCGCCGTTCCCGCGCCCGGATCGACCAGCCTGTTCGATCCCGATCCCATTCGCGTGGGCGCGGCGCCTTTCAATGCGACCCAAACAGCGCGGGTGAAGGTCGATACGCTGTCCTTCTACCTCTACGACACGATCGAGTTCAGCGAACAGTTCCAGATCACCGGCGGCATCCGGGGCGAAAACTACGAGGTCGAAATCGACAGCCTGACCGCCGCCGGGTTGCCCACCGGCGCCGCCGACAGTTTCAAGCGCGACAAATTTTCATTCAGCGGAAAGGTCGGCCTGGTGTTCAAGCCGGTCGAGGCGGGCAGCTTCTACGCCTCTTTCGGCACCTCGACTCTTCCGCCCGGCTCCTATCTCTCGAATCCCGACATCTCGCGCACCGGCGACAACGCCTTCCCGGGATTTGTCCCCGACGCCAAACAGGTCCGGTCGCATAATTACGAGATCGGCTTGAAGTGGGACTTCTTCGACGGCGCCCTGTCGACCACGGCCGCGCTGTTCCGCACCGAGAAGCGCAACGTGCCTGTCGTCGGCCGCCTGGCAGGCGAGACGGCGGACAGCCTGCAAGGCTATCACAAGCAGGTCGTGGAAGGGATCGAGCTTAGCGCCACGGGACAGATCACCCCAGCCTGGAATATCTTCGGGGGTATGCTGATCATGGACAGCAAGCGCAAGATCAGCCAAGCGCTCGACGATGCCCGCCGGGCCGGAGCCAGCGGGTCCGGCGACTATGGCGCATTCACCAGCACAAACGGGGATCGGCTGGCCTTCACGCCCAACTTCTCGGCAACAATGTGGACCAGCTACGAACTGCCGTTCGGCCTGACGGTCGGCGCGGGCGTTCAGCATACCGGGTCGCGCTATCTGGGACGGCCGGACGATGCATTGCGGATCATTCCCAATGGACGTTACGGCAAGCTGCCCAGCTTCACGGTGTTCAACGCGCTCCTGTCCTACGATGTCACCGAAAACATCGACGTCCGCCTGAATGTCGACAATATCGCCAACAAGAAATATGCTTTGTCGACCAACTGGAACGGCAGCCGCGCGACGCTGGGCGCGCCGCGCACATGGCTGGTGAGTGCGGGCTTTCGGTTCTGA
- a CDS encoding Fe2+-dependent dioxygenase: MMIEIPAVLSSEEAAGIRARLSEASWAEGAGTAGHVASRAKANRQLADNDPLGIELGNAILGRLSATPQFIAAALPLKVLPPRFNLYSGQGAYGRHIDSAVFSVPGSQERVRSDLSATLFLSDPDSYEGGELVADFGRALERIKLPAGSMLLYPANTLHEVTPVTSGSRYAAFFWIQSLVREQTRRAMLLDLDHSIQALASRDPDNPEIVRLTGLYHNLLREWAVT; encoded by the coding sequence ATGATGATCGAAATACCGGCGGTGCTGTCCTCGGAAGAGGCCGCCGGAATCCGTGCTCGCCTGTCGGAGGCCAGTTGGGCCGAGGGCGCGGGCACGGCCGGTCATGTCGCTTCCCGCGCCAAGGCCAATCGGCAGCTGGCCGACAACGACCCGCTCGGGATCGAGTTGGGCAACGCCATTCTTGGCCGGCTCTCGGCCACGCCGCAGTTCATCGCCGCGGCGCTTCCGCTCAAGGTGCTGCCGCCGCGCTTCAATCTCTATTCCGGGCAAGGCGCCTATGGCCGTCATATCGACAGCGCCGTGTTCAGCGTTCCGGGTTCGCAAGAGCGGGTCCGCAGCGATCTCTCGGCGACGCTCTTCCTGAGCGATCCCGACAGCTATGAAGGGGGCGAGCTTGTCGCGGACTTCGGCCGGGCGCTAGAGCGCATCAAGCTTCCGGCGGGCTCCATGCTGCTCTATCCGGCCAACACGCTGCACGAGGTGACGCCCGTGACGAGCGGAAGCCGCTATGCGGCCTTCTTCTGGATTCAGAGCCTGGTGCGCGAGCAGACGCGCCGCGCGATGCTGCTCGATCTGGACCATTCCATCCAAGCCCTGGCATCGCGCGATCCGGACAATCCCGAGATCGTGCGGCTGACCGGCCTCTATCACAATCTGCTGCGCGAATGGGCGGTCACATGA
- a CDS encoding alpha-hydroxy acid oxidase, with the protein MTKPPLEAIPSFVAALGDYEPLARERMTEGAWAYISGGAGDEWTLRENIAAFARLPLRQRVLRDLSGATTRVSLLGMDLTAPILLAPVAFQKLAHPDGELATVIAAGALDTAMVASTQASTPIEDIAAHARAPLWFQLYIQPDRDFTVDLVRRAEAAGYRALVVTVDAPVNGLRNREQRAGFALPDGVSAVNLHGMRMLPPPSPEMLLFGAPLLENAPAWADIEWLRGLTRLPILLKGITDPEDARRAIAAGMDGIIVSNHGGRSLDGLPATIELLPGIVEAVAAAVPVLLDGGIRRGSDILRALAFGASAVLIGRPYVYGLAAAGAPGVAHVIRILRAELELAMALSGFRDIASIDRSALAAQGRGITP; encoded by the coding sequence ATGACCAAGCCGCCGCTCGAAGCCATCCCTTCCTTTGTGGCCGCGCTCGGCGATTATGAACCTCTGGCGCGCGAGCGGATGACCGAGGGGGCCTGGGCCTATATCTCGGGCGGCGCGGGCGATGAATGGACCCTGCGCGAGAATATCGCCGCTTTTGCCCGGCTCCCGCTGCGCCAGCGGGTGCTGCGCGACCTTTCGGGCGCGACCACGCGCGTCTCGCTCCTCGGCATGGATCTGACCGCGCCGATCCTGCTGGCACCCGTGGCCTTCCAGAAGCTCGCCCATCCCGACGGCGAACTTGCCACAGTGATCGCGGCCGGGGCCCTGGACACCGCCATGGTGGCCAGCACCCAGGCCAGCACGCCGATCGAGGACATTGCCGCTCATGCCCGGGCGCCGCTGTGGTTCCAGCTCTACATCCAGCCCGACCGGGACTTTACCGTCGATCTCGTCCGGCGAGCGGAGGCCGCCGGCTATCGCGCGCTGGTGGTGACGGTGGACGCCCCTGTCAACGGCCTTCGCAATCGGGAACAGCGCGCCGGCTTCGCCCTGCCGGACGGGGTCAGCGCCGTGAATCTGCATGGCATGCGGATGCTGCCGCCCCCCTCGCCCGAAATGCTGCTGTTCGGCGCGCCGCTGCTGGAAAACGCGCCCGCCTGGGCGGATATCGAATGGCTGCGCGGGCTGACCCGGCTTCCGATCCTGCTCAAGGGCATCACCGATCCGGAGGACGCCCGCAGAGCCATCGCGGCCGGCATGGACGGGATCATCGTATCGAACCATGGCGGGCGCTCCCTCGACGGGTTGCCCGCGACAATCGAGCTGCTCCCCGGGATCGTCGAAGCGGTGGCCGCCGCAGTGCCGGTCCTGCTGGACGGCGGCATCCGGCGTGGCAGCGATATACTGCGTGCGCTTGCCTTCGGCGCCAGCGCCGTTCTCATCGGCCGGCCCTATGTCTATGGCCTGGCGGCGGCGGGCGCCCCGGGGGTGGCCCATGTCATCCGCATCCTGCGCGCCGAGCTTGAGCTTGCCATGGCGCTGTCCGGCTTTCGCGACATTGCATCCATAGACCGCTCGGCGCTGGCGGCCCAGGGGCGTGGCATCACACCCTGA
- a CDS encoding PRC-barrel domain containing protein produces the protein MTKLFLALACSTALLAGCDNSRDRAEDKLEADAEASAVAAGPTIAALGLTEMQILNADLLGANGIDLGDVEAVLKGPDGKVDRLLVEVEDSNPDKFVAVPVAGLAVIRQGDDIDLSSEMTKAELMALPAEPIPRP, from the coding sequence ATGACCAAATTATTCCTCGCGTTGGCTTGTTCGACTGCCCTGCTTGCAGGGTGCGATAATTCCCGGGACCGCGCGGAAGACAAGCTGGAAGCGGACGCGGAAGCCAGCGCGGTTGCCGCTGGACCGACGATTGCGGCGCTCGGTCTGACGGAAATGCAGATCCTCAATGCCGACCTCCTTGGGGCCAATGGAATTGATCTGGGAGATGTGGAAGCCGTCCTGAAGGGACCGGACGGCAAGGTGGACCGCCTGCTTGTCGAAGTCGAAGACAGCAATCCGGACAAATTCGTTGCCGTGCCGGTCGCCGGCCTGGCCGTCATCAGGCAAGGCGACGACATCGATCTGTCCTCGGAAATGACCAAGGCCGAGCTTATGGCTCTTCCGGCCGAGCCAATCCCCCGGCCGTAA
- a CDS encoding helix-turn-helix domain-containing protein — protein sequence MAFTIGELGKATGTKVETVRYYERIGLIPKPPRTDGNYRSYGRPELERLSFIRRARGLGFSLDQVRALLDLSDDRDRDCAMVDMVARQHLNEVERKIADLTALQRELAALLQSCSGGSVADCRIIEALGPAPISPAAAGQAT from the coding sequence ATGGCATTCACAATCGGCGAACTCGGCAAGGCGACCGGGACCAAGGTCGAAACCGTGCGCTATTACGAGCGGATCGGCCTGATCCCGAAACCGCCGCGCACCGATGGCAACTATCGCAGCTATGGCCGGCCGGAACTGGAGCGCCTTTCCTTCATCCGGCGCGCGCGGGGTCTCGGCTTCTCGCTCGATCAGGTGCGCGCCCTGCTCGACTTGTCCGATGATCGCGACCGGGATTGCGCGATGGTGGACATGGTGGCGAGGCAGCATCTGAACGAGGTCGAGCGGAAGATCGCGGACCTGACCGCGCTACAACGCGAACTGGCCGCGCTGCTGCAATCCTGCAGCGGTGGCTCGGTGGCGGATTGCAGGATCATCGAAGCCCTGGGACCGGCGCCCATATCGCCCGCGGCGGCCGGACAGGCGACATGA
- a CDS encoding cation transporter, with the protein MAGGCCGGCEVPPSTSDTSWRRVLWIALVINAGMFAVEIIAGVAAQSAALKADALDFLGDSANYAISLGVAGLALRWRARAALLKGASLLVLGLWVLGSTVWMALAGTLPQAETMGVIGVIALIANLACAVMLWRHRDGDANRRSVWICSRNDAIGNIAVVAAAVGVFGTGTGWPDIAVAAILAGLGVSGGWQIVRQARGELREVAQSMTAPSTIKPT; encoded by the coding sequence ATGGCGGGTGGATGCTGTGGGGGATGCGAAGTTCCTCCTTCGACTTCCGACACATCGTGGAGACGCGTGCTGTGGATCGCTCTCGTCATCAATGCCGGCATGTTCGCGGTGGAGATCATCGCGGGCGTCGCCGCGCAATCCGCGGCACTGAAGGCCGACGCGCTCGATTTCCTGGGCGACAGCGCGAATTACGCGATCAGCCTCGGCGTTGCCGGCCTGGCCTTGCGATGGCGGGCGCGGGCGGCGCTGCTCAAGGGCGCGTCGCTGCTGGTGCTGGGCCTGTGGGTGCTGGGCAGCACGGTATGGATGGCGCTGGCGGGAACCCTGCCCCAGGCCGAGACGATGGGCGTGATCGGCGTGATAGCGCTGATCGCCAATCTGGCTTGCGCCGTCATGCTCTGGCGGCACCGCGATGGCGACGCCAATCGCCGCTCGGTCTGGATCTGCTCCCGCAACGACGCGATCGGCAATATCGCCGTTGTCGCCGCCGCGGTCGGGGTGTTCGGAACGGGGACGGGCTGGCCCGACATCGCCGTGGCCGCTATCCTCGCGGGTCTTGGCGTCAGCGGCGGATGGCAGATTGTCCGGCAGGCCCGTGGCGAATTGCGAGAGGTCGCACAAAGCATGACCGCGCCATCGACAATCAAGCCGACCTGA
- a CDS encoding metal/formaldehyde-sensitive transcriptional repressor, translating into MAHTKSNKEQLLARVRRIAGQIAAIERAITEEAGCAAILHQVAGVRGAVLGLMDELVEDHMREHVLNPGLTSEERAQGADELLATIRRYAK; encoded by the coding sequence ATGGCACATACGAAATCGAACAAGGAGCAGCTTCTCGCGAGAGTCCGGCGCATCGCCGGCCAGATTGCCGCCATAGAGCGCGCGATCACCGAAGAGGCAGGCTGCGCCGCCATATTGCACCAGGTGGCCGGGGTTCGCGGCGCGGTGCTGGGTCTGATGGATGAGCTGGTCGAAGATCATATGCGCGAGCATGTGCTGAATCCCGGCCTCACGAGTGAAGAGCGGGCACAGGGCGCGGACGAACTTCTCGCGACCATCCGCCGCTATGCGAAGTAG